In the genome of Nocardioides sp. NBC_00368, the window GCCAGCGGATCATGCGTACGGAGAGCGTGTCGGTCGTACGTCCGATCTCGGGTCGCGCGGCCAGCAGGTTGGTCGGGGCGACGCCGGGGTGGGAGAGGTTGCTGGTGATGCCCCAGCCGCCGGCCCGGCTGCGCCGATCCAGCTCCAGGCCGAAGAGGCCGACGGCGACCTTGGACTGGCTGTAGGCCTTCATGACATGGTAGCTCTGCTCCCAGTTGGGGTCCTCCCAGTTGATCGCGCCCCGCCTCGCGGCGACGCTGACCTGGGACGTCACCCGAGCCTGCCCGGCCCGCAGCAGCGGCAGGATCTTGGCGACGAGGGCGAAGTGGCCGAGGTGGTTGGTGCCGAGCTGGAGCTCGAACCCGTCGGCGGTCGTCTGCCGCTCCGGCGGCGTCATCACCCCGGCGTTGTTGATCATCAGGTGGAACGGCTGGTCCTCGCCCAGCAGCGTCTCGGAGAGCGCCGCCACCGACGCCAGCGAGGACAGGTCGAGGTCGCGCAGCGAGACCCTCGCCTCCGGGACCTTTCCGCGGATCGTGGCCAGCGCCTTCTCGCCCTTGGCGGCGTTGCGTACCGGTATGACGACCTCGGCTCCGGCGGCCGCGAGCCGGGTGGCCATCACCAGCCCCATCCCGTCGCTGGCTCCGGTGACCAGGGCTCGTCTGCCGGACAGGTCCGGGATCGTGATGTCGATGGGTCGGCGTGGCATCGGTCTGCTCCTCGAGAAGGGCTCTGGGGTCGGATCCATCCTCGGTCGCTCACCCGGGTCTATCCAGGGTCTGCCGATCCCAGCCTCGGCGGTCCACGCATGTGGCCGCCGCGCGTCGGGTACGTCGATGGGGTGAGTGAACGGGAGCGCGACGTGGTGCGGCGTCTGCTCGACGCCGGCGGCATGACGTACGCCGAGGAGGCCGGCATCCGGCTCCGGGACAAGCCGTCGCCGCTCTACCGGCTGCTCGTCCTGGCGATGCTCTCCTCGACCCGGATCTCGACCGACATCGCGGTCGCGGCGGCGCGCGAGGTGTCGGCCGCCGGATGGCGTACGCCGCAACGGCTGCTCGACTCGACCTGGCAGCAGCGCGTGGACGCGCTCGGGCGGGCGCACTACCGCCGCTACGACGAGAGCACCGCGACCAAGCTCGAGGAGCAGGCCCGGTGGCTGCTGGACACCTACCGCGGAGACCTCCGCCGGCTCCGCCCCTCCTCCCGCGACGACGCCGACGCGTTGATCGACGCGCTCACCGAGTCGCCGCGCATCGGCCCGGTCGGAGCCCGGATCTTCTGCCGCGAGGTCCAGGACGTGTGGCCGGCGCTGTCCCCCTTCCTCGACGGCCCGCTCCTGGACCAGGCCGGGGAGCTCGGCCTGCCCGAGGACCCGGACGAACTCGCCGCGCTGGTCCCTGACGGGCGCTGCGCCCCGCTCGCGGCCGCGCTCACCCGAGCGCGTCACGGGCTTCCCGATCTCGAGGTGAGCTGAGGGCCTCCCACCCGTCCTGGGTGATCCCGCTTAGGATCACCGCATGGTTCACGGGGAGTCGAAGAACGCGCCGAGCATGGCGGATGTGGCGGCCCGGGCAGGGGTCTCGCACCAGACCGTGTCCCGGGTGGTCAACGGCTCCGATGCCGTACGCGGCGACACCCGCGACCGGGTGCTGGCGGCTATCGAGGAGCTGGGCTACCGGCGCAACAAGTCGGCGCGGGCACTGGTGACCCGGCGGTCCGGACGTCTGGGCCTGCTCTACTCCCAGCCGCACCTGTACGGGCCCGGCACCCTGGCCGCCTCGGTGCACCAGGCCGGCCAGCGGGCCGGCTACGACATCATCCTGAGCCCGGTGCCGCACCTGGACGCGACCTCGGCGGAGGGGGCGATCGAGGCGCTGCTCGACGACGCGGTCGAGGCTGTGCTCCTCGGCGTCTCGCACCAGTCGTTGGAGGACCTGGTCGCCCAGATCGCGTCCACCGTCGAGGTCGTGATGATCCACAGCGACCCGCCGGAGGGGGTACGCTCGGTGGGGATCGACCAGCGCGCCGGAGCCGTGCTGGCCACGCAGTACCTGCTGGACCTCGGCCACCGCACCATCGCCCACGTGGCCGGTCCGGTCGGCTGGATCGACGCCGGACAGCGCCGGGAGGGCTGGCTGGCCGCGCTCCGCGACGCCGACGCCCGACCGGGCCCGGAGATCTTCGGCGACTGGTCGAGCCGCAGCGGCTACGAGGCCGGTGCCGCGATCGCCCGGGACCCGTCGGTCACCGCCGTCTTCGCGGCCAACGACTCGATGGCGCTCGGCGTGATCCGGGCGCTCCACGAGGCCGGCCGCCGGGTCCCGCAGGACGTGAGCGTGGTCGGCTTCGACGACGTCCCGGACGCGGCCTACCTGTGGCCGCCGCTGACCACCGTCCGGCAGGACTTCGCGTCGCTGGGCGAGCTCGCCGTGGAGGTGGCCACCAAGGCCATCGCCGACGGCACCGTCGAGGTGCCCCCGCTGCTGCAGCCCGAGCTGGTCGTGCGGTCCTCGGCTGCCCACAGGCCGAGCTGACCGATACCGCCGAGGCGTCACGTACGTCGGCCGAGACGTCACCTACGTCGGTCGAGTTGGCATCGCCATGCCAACTCGCCCGACGGGGCTGACGCCTCGCCCGACGGGGCCGACGCCTCGCCCGACGGGGCCGACGCCTCGGCATCTCTTCTGGAACAGGAGGTAACTCGCGCGTAATATGTTAGCGTTCACATCGCCTCGAACCCCACCCCGAGCCGCCGGGCAGAAACGGAGCCGTGATGACGCAGCGAGCAGGCCACCTGCCTGACCTCGAGGAGACCGCGCTCGGTATCGAGCTGGGCTCCACCAACATCAAGGCGTGCCTGATCGGGCCCGACCACGCGCCCATCGCCACCGGCTCCCACCTGTGGGAGAACGAGCTCGCCGACGGGCTGTGGACCTACTCGCTCGAGGCGGTCTGGGCGGGCGTCCAGGGTGCCGTCGCCGCCCTCGGGGACGAGGTCGAGCGCCGCTACGGCACCCGGCCGACGACCTTCGGGGCGATCGGTGTCTCGGCGATGATGCACGGCTATCTCGCCTTCGACGAGGCCGGCGAGCTGCTGGTGCCCTTCCGCACCTGGCGCAACACCAACACCGCGGTCGCCGCCGCCGAGCTGTCGCAGACCTTCGGAACCAACATCCCGCTGCGTTGGTCGATCGCCCACCTCTACCAGGCGATCCTCGACGACGAGCCCCACCTGCCCCGGATCGCCTCGCTGACCACTCTCGCGGGCTACGTCCACCGGGCGCTGACCGGCGAGCACGTGCTCGGCGTCGGCGACGCCTCCGGGATGTTCCCCATCGACCCGGCGACCGGGACCTACGACCAGCGGATGCTCGAGCAGGCCGGTCACCTGGCCGCCGCCAAGCATCCCGGCCTGCGGATCGAGGGGCTGCTCCCGCAGGTCCTCCCGGCGGGAGCCGACGCCGGCCGACTCACCCCCGAGGGTGCGGCGCTGCTCGATCCCACCGGCACGCTGCGGCCGGGCATCGTGCTGTGTCCGCCCGAGGGCGATGCCGGCACCGGGATGGTCGCCACCAACTCGGTGGCCCAGCGCACCGGCAACGTCAGCGCCGGCACCTCGATCTTCGCGATGGTCGTCCTCGAGGAACCACTCGCCACCGTCCACCACGCCATCGACGTCGTCACCACCCCGGTCGGCGACCCGGTCGCGATGGTGCACTGCAACAACGGCGCCAGCGAGCTCGATGCCTGGGCCGGCGTCTTCGGCGAGTTCGCCGCCGCGCTCGGTCACCCCTGCGAGCCCGACGCCGTCTTCGGGGCCCTGCTCACCGCGGCGCTGAAGGGCTCGCCCGACGGCGGCGGGCTGCTGGCCTACAACTATCTGGCCGGCGAGCCGATCACCGGCCTCGACGAGGGCCGCCCGCTGTTCGTACGCACCCCTGGCAGCCGCCTCGACCTCGCCGGCTTCGCCCGCGCCCAGGTCTACGGCGTCTTCGGCACCCTCGCCCTCGGCATGCGCGTGCTCGCGGACCAGGGCGTCGAGATCGACGCGATGTTCGCCCACGGCGGCCTGTTCCGCACCGCGGGCGTCGCCCAGCGGCTGCTCGCTGCGGCCACCGGTGCCCCGGTCGCGGTCGGTCACACCGCCGGCGAGGGCGGTGCCTGGGGGATCGCGGTCCTGGCTGCGTACGCCCGGACGACCACGGCCGGCAGCGACATCGCCCTGAGCGCCTATCTCGCCGAGCGCGTCTTCGGTGACATCGACCTCGAGGTCGTCGAGCCGGACGCCGCCGACCTCGCCGGGTTCCGGACCTACCTGGAGCGCTACCAGGCCGGCCTGGACATCGAGCGTGCCGCCGTGGCCGCGCTCGCCGCCAAGCCAGAGAACACAGAAGGAGACCAGTGATGACGGGCGTCCCCACCGCTCTTCGCGCCGCCGTCGACGAAGCCAAGGAACGCGTCGCCGCGCTGCACGCCGAGCTGCCCCGCTGGGAGCTGGTCGTGTGGACCGCCGGGAACGTCTCCGAGCGGGTGCCGAACCCCGACGGCGAGGACCTGCTGGTCATCAAGCCGTCCGGCGTCGCCTACGAGGACATCACCGCCGAGGCGATGGTCGTGTGCGACCTGGCCGGCAACCTCGTCGAGGGGGAGCGCTCGCCATCCTCGGACACCGCCGCCCATGCGTACGTCTATGCCAACATGCCCGAGGTCGGTGGAGTGGTCCACACCCACTCCACCTACGCCACGGCCTGGGCCGCCCGCGGAGAGGAGATCCCCTGCGTGCTCACGATGATGGCCGACGAGTTCGGCGGGCCGATCCCGGTCGGTCCGTTCGCGATCATCGGCGACGACTCGATCGGCCGCGGCATCGTGGAGACGCTGCGGGAGTCGCGCAGCCCGGCGGTGCTGATGCGCAACCACGGCCCGTTCACCATCGGCAAGGACGGCCGCTCCGCGGTCAAGGCCGCGGTGATGTGCGAGGAGGTCGCCCGCACCGTGCACATCGCGCGCCAGCTCGGCCAGCCTCTGCCCATCGACCAGCGCCACGTCGACTCCCTCTACGACCGCTACCAGAACGTCTACGGCCAGCACTGAGCTGCGCCCTCGAAGCATCAGCACACCACGTGAGCACTGGAAGGACCCCCACATGAGCAAGCCCACCGCGCCGAAACCCTATGGCGACCGCGAGGTCTGGTTCTTCACCGGCAGCCAGGACCTCTACGGCGAGGAGACTCTTCGTCAGGTGGCCGAGCAGTCCCAGGAGGTCGCCCGCGCCCTCGACGCGTCGGACGACGTACCGGCGAAGGTCGTGTGGAAGCCCGTCCTGAAGGACGCAGCGTCGATCCGCCGCGCGATGCTCGAGGCCAACTCCGACGACAACGTCCTCGGCGTGATCACCTGGATGCACACCTTCAGCCCGGCCAAGATGTGGATCACCGGCCTCGACACCCTGCAGAAGCCGCTGCTGCACCTGCACACCCAGGCCAACGTCGAGCTCCCCTGGTCGGAGATCGACATGGACTTCATGAACCTCAACCAGGCCGCCCACGGCGACCGGGAGTACGCCTACATCGCCACCCGGCTCGGCGTCGCCCGCACCACCGTCGTCGGCCACGTCTCCAACCCGGCGGTCACCCGCCGCGTCGGCACCTGGGTCCGCGGCGCCGCCGGCTGGGCAGCGACCCACGGGCTCAACCTGGTCCGCTTCGGCGACAACATGCGCAACGTCGCCGTCACCGAGGGTGACAAGACCGAGGCCGAGCTGCGCTTCGGGGTCTCGGTCAACACCTGGGGCGTCAACGACCTGGTCGCCGCCGTCGAGGCGGTGGCCGAGGACGCCGTGGACGCGCTGGTGGCCGAGTACGAGGATCTCTACGACGTCGTCCCCGAGCTCCGTCGCGGCGGCGAGCGTCACGAGTCGCTGCGCTACGCCGCCCGCCAGGAGATCGCCATGGAGGCGTTCCTGGTCGAGCGCGACGCGAAGGCGTTCACCACGAACTTCGAGGACCTCGGCGGGCTGCGTCAGCTCCCCGGCATCGCCGTGCAGCGGCTGATGGGCAAGGGCTACGGCTTCGGCGCCGAGGGCGACTGGAAGACCGCAGTGCTGGTGCGGGCCGCGAAGGTGATGGGGGAGGGGCTGCCCGGTGGCGCCTCCCTGATGGAGGACTACACCTACGACCTCACCCCCGGCGCGGAGGTCATCCTCGGCGCCCACATGCTCGAGATCTGCCCCTCGCTGACCACCTCTCGTCCCAAGGTGGAGATCCACCCGCTCGGGATCGGCGACCGTGAGGACCCGGTCCGGATGGTCTTCGACGCCGACTCGGTCGAGGGTGCAGTGGTCGTCTCCCTGGCGGACATGCGCGACCGCTTCCGGCTGACGGCCAACGTCGTCGATGTGGTTCCGCCGACCGAGGCCCTGCCCAACCTGCCGGTCGCGCGCGCCGTCTGGTCCCCGCGCCCCGACTTCGCCACCTCCGCCGAGGCCTGGCTGACCGCCGGCGGCGCGCACCACACGGTGATGTCGACCGCCGCCGGGATCGAGGCATTCGAGGTCTTCGCCAACATCGCCCGCACCGAGCTGCTCGTCATCGACGAGTCCACCACCCGCCGCGGCTTCGCCGACCAGGTGCGCTGGAACCAGGTGTTCTACCGGGTCGCCCAGGGCCTGTGAATGATCGGTGCACTCACCGAAGCTTGGTGAGTGCACCGATCGTGCACCTGCGCGATCTGTGCACCCGAACAGGGGGCCTGGGTGCACGGATCGTGCACGATCGGCTGGGATTGGATCATCGCCGCCGGTCGCGAATCTGGTAGATGCGCTGGACGGACACGCCGGCGACCTCGGCGAGATCCTTCGCGGTGTGGCCGTCGAGAATGGCTTCGCGTACGCAGGTTGCCCAGAAGCTGTCGCGTCGGGCCGCTTCGCGTTGCGCGACCTCACGATCAGCCTTCGCTTGTTCGATCACGACCTTCCAGTCGCGCGGCGCGATGGCGATCGTGTCCTCGGGCCACCCGCCACCGCCAGTGCCCAGGACCGTCCAGCCGGATAGGCCGAGAGTGTCCGCGGCTGTGCCCGAGACGGCCAGTTCGGCCAGAACTTCGCCATCGTCGTTCCTCACCTGCACCGAGTCGGTCGAGCTTCCTTCGTGGTTGACGACGGCCGCTCTGAACCGTGTTTCGCGGACGACAGCGAACGGCGAGCCGATGACGACTGTCTCGACCGGCGCCCATCCGATCTCCCGGAGGAGATAGGTGATGCGATGTTCGGGAGAGATGAATGGGTCTGGGTCAGGCCCGCCCTGGTGCATCGCAGACGTGATCGTCGCGACCGGGCTTGTCGGCGAACCGGCTCCGGGTAGGTCGCTGCTCGGCCGGACTTCGATGACGACATCTGCAGGTTCGTGTTGAGCGGTCGTCGCGACTGCCGTGAAATCCACACCCAGATTATAGCGCGCTTTAAATCGACTCAGGCCAGCAATTTCCGAGGGTTCATCACCCCGTCGGGGTCGATCGCCTGCTTGACGGCGCGCAGGAGGTCGACCTCGACACCCGTCTTGTACGCAGCCGCAGCATCCCGCTTGAGCGTCCCGATCCCGTGCTCGGCGGAGATGCTGCCGCCGAGCGCGGTGACGGCGTCGTAGACGATCCGGGTCAGCCCGGGAGCCTCTCGCCTCAGCGCCGCGTCGTCGCCGACGGGGGCGGAGATGTTGTAGTGCAGGTTGCCGTCGCCGATGTGGCCGTACGTCACCAGCCGCAGCCCCGGCAGCGCGTCGAGCAGCCTCGGGCCGACCTCGGCGACGAAGCGGGACAGCGCGGTGATCGGCAGGGTGACGTCGTGCTTGAGGGTCACGCCCTCGCTCCTCTGGGCCTCCGAGACTCCCTCGCGCAGCGCCCACAGCGACTCGCGCTGCGCCGGGCTTCCGGCGACCACGGCATCGAGAAGAAGCCCGTGCGAAGCCGCGGCCTCGAGCGCCGACTCGAGCCGCTCGTCGACGTCGGCGGAGGTGCCGGCGAGCTCGACGAGGCCGTACCACTCGTGCCGGTCCGCGAACGGGTCACGGACGCCGGGCAGGTGGGCGAGGACCAGGTCGAGCGCCTGGCGCCCGAGCAGCTCCCAGGTGGTCAGCTGGCCGCCACCGTGCTCGCGGAGCAGCGGAAGCAGCGTGGTGGCGGCCTCGACCGACTCGAGGGCCACGAACGCGCTCGCGCGGCGCGGCGTGGCGGGCAGCAGTCGCAGCACCGCCGCGGTGACCACCCCGAGCGTGCCCTCCGAGCCGATGAACAGCTGCTTGAGGTCGTAGCCGGTGTTGTCCTTACGCAGCGGGCGCAGCCCGTCCCACACCCGGCCGTCAGGAAGCACGACCTCCAGGCCGAGCACCAGCTCGCGCATCATCCCGTAGCGCAGCACCGCGGTGCCGCCGGCGTTGGTCGCGATCGTGCCGCCGATGGTGCACGAGCCCTCCGAGCCGAGCGAGAGCGGGAAGAGCCGCCCCGCGGCCGCGGCGGCCTCCTGGACGATTGCCAGCGGGGCGCCGGCCTCGACCACGAGGGTGTCGGCGACCGGATCGACCTCCCGGACGCGCCGCATCCGGCCGAGCGAGAGGACGATCTGGTCACCGCCGGAGTCGGGTACGCCGCCGCCGACGAGGCCGGTGTTGCCGCCCTGCGGGACGACCCCGACCCCAGCCGCGCCGCACAGCCTGACGACCGTCGCCACCTCCGCGGTCGAGGCCGGTCGCACCACCGCGAGGGCGGTGCCGGTGAAGACCCCGGTCCAGTCGGTGACGTACGCCGCCATGTCGGCCGGCTCGGTCAGCACGGCGCTCTCGCCCAGGGCGGTGCGCAGGTCGTTGACGAGGTCGGTCATCAGGTGCTCCTCGGGTCGGGTGGGGGAGGCGGTCATGCCGACCGCAGGCGTACGTGCTCGGGGCCGATCGCGGCGATGTCGGGGGCGCCGAGCAGGCACATCGCCCGCCGCAGCTCCTCGACCAGCAGCGTCAGAGTGGCGTCGACCCCCTGTCGGCCACCGACCATCAGGCCGTAGAGATAGGGGCGGCCGATCAGCACGCCGCGGGCGCCGAGGCCGAGTGCCGCCGCGATGTCGCCGCCGGAGCGGACGCCGGAGTCGACGTACACCTCGGTCCGGTCGCCGACCGCGTCGACCACCGTCGGCAGCAGCTCCAGAGGCACCGGCGCACGGTCGAGCTGGCGGCCGCCGTGGTTGGAGAGCACCAGCGCGTCGGCCCCGGCCTCGACGCAGGCGACCGCGTCGGCGACCGAGAGCACGCCCTTGACCACCACCGGGCCGTCCCAGTGCTCCTTGAGCCAGCCGATGTCGGAGGGCCGGATCGCCTGCTCGCGCAGCTCGTTGGACATGCCCCAGCGCCTGTAGTGGGATCCCTCGGGGAAGGTCGCGAACCGCAGCGGCTCGGTGGTCACGATGTTCGCGACCCAGCCCGGGTGGCGGGCCATGCCCGCGAACGTACGCAGGCTCAGCTGCGGCGGGATCGCGAACCCGTTGAGCTTGTCCTTGCGCTTCATCCCCGTCACGGTCGTGTCGATGGTCAGCATCAGTGCCTCGTAGCCCTGCGCGGCCGCCTCGGCAAGGTGCTCGAGCGTCACAGAACGGTCCTTCATCAGGTAGACCTGGAACCAGTTGCGTCCCTGCGGCGCCGCGGCGGCGACGTCGGTGATCGAGGTCGTCGCGTACGTCGAGAGCGTGTAGGGCAGCCCGGCGGCGGCCGCGGCCGCGGCGACCGCCCGCTCGCCGGTGTGGTGGCTGAGCCGGGTGTAGCCGGTCGGCGCCAGCACGATGGGTGCGGCCGCGGGCCGCCCGAGGATCGTCGTACGCACCTCCGGCTCGGCCACCTGGCCGAAGGCCGTGGGCCGCAGCTCCACGCGGTCGAAGGCCTCGCGGTTGCGGCGCATCGCGTGCTCGCCGTCCGAGCCGCCGTCGACGTAGTCCCAGACCGCCCTCGGCACCCGCCGGCGGGCGGCCCGCTCCAGGTCGTCGAGGCTGAGACAGCGGGCCAGCCGCCGGTCGGCCGCACGCCAGTGGAACGGGCGCGGCCGCAGGAACGGCGCGAGATCGCGCCATCGGGGGACCTGCCGGACGACCTGGGAACTGGCGGTCACGCTCTGGACTCCTCATCACTCATCGGATAAGTTTTGAACTTGTCATACAACTTAGCCCATCGAGGAGCATCACGCCATGGCCGCCGACCGCATCACGTCACTGACCCTCTCCCACGTCGTCCTCCCGCTCGAGAACCCGGTCAGTGACGCCAAGGTGCTCACCGGACGGCAGAAGCCGCTCACCGAGACCGTGCTGCTCTTCGTCGAGGTGACGACGGAGCAGGGCTTCGAGGGCATGGGCTTCAGCTACTCCAAGCGGGCCGGTGGCCCGGCGCAGTACGCCCACCTCAAGGAGATCGCCGAGGTTGCCACCGGCCAGGACCCCTCCGACATCGCCAAGATCTACGAGTCGCTGATGTGGGCCGGCGCCTCGGTCGGCCGCAGCGGTGTGGCGACCCAGGCCGTGGCCGCTCTCGACGTGGCGCTCTACGACCTCAAGGCCCGGCGCGCGGGCCTGCCGCTGGCCAAGCTGCTCGGCGCCCACCGCGACTCCTGCCGCGTCTACAACACCTCCGGCGGCTTCCTCCAGGCGAGCGTCGAGGAGATCAAGGAGAAGGCCACCGCCTCGCTCGAGGCCGGCATCGGCGGCATCAAGATCAAGGTCGGCCAGCCCGACTGGGCCGAGGACCTGCGCCGCGTCGCCGCGCTGCGCGAGCACCTCGGTGACACCCCGTTCATGGTCGACGCCAACCAGCAGTGGGACCGCGCCCGCGCCCGCCGGATGTGTCGCGAGCTCGAGCAGTTCGACCTGATCTGGATCGAGGAGCCCCTCGACGCCTGGGACGCGGTCGGCCACGCCGACCTGTCGCGTACGTTCGACACGCCGATCGCGACCGGCGAGATGCTGACCTCGGTGCCCGAGCACATGGCGCTGATCGACGCCGGCTACCGCGGCATCGTGCAGCCGGACGCGCCGCGCATCGGCGGGATCACCCCGTTCCTGAAGTTCGCCACCCTCGCCGCCCACGCCGGGCTCGCGCTCGCGCCGCACTACGCGATGGAGATCCACCTGCACCTCGCCGCGGCCTACCCGACCGAGCCGTGGGTCGAGCACTTCGAGTGGCTCAACCCGCTGTTCGAGGAGCGCATCGACATCCACGACGGCCGGATGTGGGTGCCGGACCGCCCGGGTCTCGGCTTCACGCTCAGCGACCAGATGCGCAAGCTGACCGTGGAGACGGCTAAGTTCACGGCATGAGCGAGCGCCAGCGAGCGACAATGAGCGTCATGCCGTCGAGTACGTATCCTTGCCTCTCCTCGACGGAGGCGACGGCATGACAGTCAGCACCGGGCTCGCCGACCGCGTCGTCTCCGGGATCAAGGACCAGATCCTCGCCGGAGACCTCGCTCCGGGGGCGAAGCTGCCCTCGGAGTCCGACCTGGTCGCCACCTACGGGGTGTCCCGGACGGTGGCGCGCGAGGCGGTCACCCGCCTGCGCGCCGAAGGTCTGGTCGAGACCTTCCAGGGGCGCGGCTCGTTCGTCCTGGCGGTCCCGGCGCCCTCGCCGTTCGCACTGGAGTCCTCCGCGATCCGTACGCAGCACGACGTGCTCGACATGGTCGACTTCCGGCTCGGCGTGGAGTGTGAGGCGGCGGCCCTGGCCGCCGCCCACCTCGACGAGCAGGGATCGCGTGCGATCGAGGAGGCGCTCGCCGCGCTGGCCACCGCGCATCCCGACGGCGCGGTGGAGGCGGACTTCGCCTTCCACCGCGCCGTCGCGGCCGCAACCGGCAACCGCTTCTACCTCGACCTGATGGACTCGCTGGGTCCGATGATGATCATGCTGCCGCGCACCCGGCTCGGCGACGCCTACTCACCCAGCGACGCGCTCCACGTCGAGCGGGTGCAGCGCGAGCACGACAACATCGCCGCCGCCATCCTCTCCGGTGACGCCGACACCGCCCGGGCGGCGATGCGGGTGCACCTCGGCAGCACCCGCCGGCGTCTGCAGCAGCGTTGACGGTTGGTCTAGGTATGCAGACCAACCGTCGCTTCCCCGGCGGAGCTCCGCACGGGATGCGACGGTTCGGCTGCATACCTAGACGAACAGACCGCACCGCCGGCGCTACTTCATGTGCTCCCCGAGCGGGGTGAAGCAGAACTTCCCGCCCGCCAGCCGCTCCTCGGGCCCCTGCGGGCCGTCGTCGACCGCGTCGCCGAGCAACTCCGCGGCGTAGACCTCGGAGTCGTCCTGCGGGTGGTAGCCGATCGCTTCGCCCTCGGCCAGCGACCACCAGCGCCGGGTGTTGCGGGAGGTGCCCCACACCACCCGGAAGCCGGGCTCCGGGGTGGCCAGGCAGGCCTCGAGGAGCCGGGCGCCGTCGTCGGGCGACATCCACGTCCACAGCGACCGGCGGTCCCACGGCTTCTCGAAGCACGAGCCGATCCGCAGCGCGGTCACGTCGATGCCGTATCGGTCGTGGAAGAGGCTCCCGAGGGCCTCCATCGCGACCTTGCTGACCCCGTAGTAGGTGTCCGGGCGCGGGACGGCATCCGCCGGAAGGCCGCCATCGGGGGCATCGGCGATCTCGTAGAAGCCGGCCGCGTGGTTGCTGGAGGCGAGCACGACCCGCGCCACCCCGGCGTCCCGGGCGGCCTCCAAGACCACGCGGGTGCCGTCGATGTTGGCCGAGAGGATGTCGTCCCAGGGGGCCTCGACGCTGATGCCGCCCAGATGGATGATCGCTTCGACGCCCTCGCAGGCGGCGCGCATCGCGGCCTCGTCGGTCACCGACGCCTCGACGACCTCGACCGCCTCGCCCTCGGCGGGGGGCTCGGGACGTACGACGTCGAGGAGGCGCAGCACCCGGCCCTCACGGGCGAGCCGGCTGCGCATCATCCGACCCACGCCGCCGCTGGCCCCGGTGATCAGAACGACCTGGCTCATGCGCTGCGCAGCTCCTCGACGGCATCGATGTAGGTGCCGAGGTCGGCGCCGTGCTTGTCGATGACGGACCTGGTCGCCTCGCGCCACGGGGTGAGGTCGGTGATCTCGTTGATCGTGACGCCCTCGCCCCGCAGCTTCTCCAGGTCGGCCTCGACCTGGGCGTCCCACTTCTCGCGCTGGAACGGCGCGGCCTCGTCGGCCGCCTTCTGGAGGGCCTCCTGGTCCGCGGAGTCGAGCCCGTCCCAGGTGTCCTTGTTGATGAGCAGCACCTCGGCGACGCGCATGTGCCGGTCGAGGGTGTAGTTCTTCGCGACCTCGTAGTGGGAGGCGGAGTAGTAGGACGGCTCGTTGTTCTCGGCGCCGTCGAGCAGCCCGCTCTGCAGCGAGCTGTAGACCTCGCCGTAGTCCATCGGGGTGGGGGAGCCGCCGAGAGCCTTGACGAAGTCGATCTGCACCTGCGACTCCTGCACCCGGATCTTGAGCCCCTTGACGTCGGCCGGCGCCTTGATGGGCTTCTTGGAGGTGTAGAAGCTGCGGGCGCCCGGGTCGAAGTAGCCCAGCCCCTTGAAGCCGGCGCCCTCGGCCTCGCCGAGCAGCTTCTTGCCGTTCTCGCTGTCCAGGAAGCGCCACAGGTGGTCGGCGTCGTCGAAGAGGTAGGGCAGGCTGAACAGCCCCATCGCGGGGACGAACTCGCCCATCGGGGCCGAGCTGATCCGGGTCAT includes:
- a CDS encoding NAD-dependent epimerase/dehydratase family protein, encoding MSQVVLITGASGGVGRMMRSRLAREGRVLRLLDVVRPEPPAEGEAVEVVEASVTDEAAMRAACEGVEAIIHLGGISVEAPWDDILSANIDGTRVVLEAARDAGVARVVLASSNHAAGFYEIADAPDGGLPADAVPRPDTYYGVSKVAMEALGSLFHDRYGIDVTALRIGSCFEKPWDRRSLWTWMSPDDGARLLEACLATPEPGFRVVWGTSRNTRRWWSLAEGEAIGYHPQDDSEVYAAELLGDAVDDGPQGPEERLAGGKFCFTPLGEHMK
- a CDS encoding TRAP transporter substrate-binding protein, producing the protein MNTTSPQPVARRSLFKAGAFGAAAVAGGLALSACGGGSLRGSGGGDGSKTFKLAETHPDDYPTTLGDKKFAELAEKYTDGRIKIQVYPNAQLGEESDAIEQVQMGSIEMTRISSAPMGEFVPAMGLFSLPYLFDDADHLWRFLDSENGKKLLGEAEGAGFKGLGYFDPGARSFYTSKKPIKAPADVKGLKIRVQESQVQIDFVKALGGSPTPMDYGEVYSSLQSGLLDGAENNEPSYYSASHYEVAKNYTLDRHMRVAEVLLINKDTWDGLDSADQEALQKAADEAAPFQREKWDAQVEADLEKLRGEGVTINEITDLTPWREATRSVIDKHGADLGTYIDAVEELRSA